In a single window of the Acipenser ruthenus chromosome 8, fAciRut3.2 maternal haplotype, whole genome shotgun sequence genome:
- the LOC117968356 gene encoding olfactory receptor 6N1-like, with protein MRTGMENTSYTETFTLTGFGDMNKTKYVYFLLALIGYLLIIFVNVVLVLVIFLERSLHEPMYIFLCSLSVNALYGTAGFYPKLLADLLSVTQLIPRAGCFIQIFVIYGYAAVEFTILTVMAYDRYVAICKPLHYANIMTDRVVCKLLFGAWLFPFCDTALPLLFSSRLPLCGNQIERLYCSNWSVVKLSCVPTTLNNVVGFVVSICALFPPLFFILFSYVKILIVCQKSSKEFRRKALQTCLPHLTTLINYSITMLCEIVLSRLDSTALPQIVVVTLSLEFLIIPPLLNPLMYGLNLPEVRKRVRNMLQRKQIRALCNIPHMFYFNYA; from the coding sequence ATGAGAACAGGAATGGAAAACACATCTTACACTGAAACTTTCACACTCACTGGATTTGGGGACATGAATAAaactaaatatgtatattttctaCTTGCCCTTATTGGGTACCTCTTGATAATCTTTGTAAACGTAGTTCTTGTGTTAGTAATATTTCTGGAAAGAAGCCTTCATGAGCCTATGTATATCTTTCTCTGTAGTTTATCTGTTAACGCCCTTTATGGAACTGCTGGTTTCTATCCTAAACTTCTGGCTGATCTTCTATCAGTGACCCAATTGATTCCCCGTGCTGGATGCTTCATTCAAATATTTGTTATCTATGGTTATGCAGCTGTTGAATTTACCATTTTGACAGTGATGGCATATGACAGATATGTGGCCATTTGTAAACCTTTACACTATGCAAATATCATGACAGATAGagttgtttgtaaattactaTTTGGTGCCTGGCTGTTTCCATTCTGTGACACGGCCCTTcctcttttgttttcttcaagactgCCTTTGTGTGGAAACCAAATTGAAAGACTGTATTGTTCCAACTGGTCAGTAGTAAAGCTATCTTGTGTACCAACTACTCTTAACAATGTTGTTGGTTTTGTAGTTAGTATTTGTGCACTTTTTCCAcctctgttttttatattgttttcctATGTAAAAATACTTATTGTTTGTCAGAAAAGCTCCAAGGAATTCAGAAGGAAAGCTCTCCAAACATGTCTCCCACATTTAACTACACTGATCAACTATTCTATCACCATGCTTTGTGAAATAGTTCTTAGCCGTTTAGACTCTACAGCTTTACCCCAAATTGTTGTTGTCACCTTGTCATTAGAGTTTCTAATAATTCCTCCGCTTTTGAACCCACTCATGTATGGTCTTAACCTGCCAGAGGTACGTAAAAGGGTTAGAAATATGCTCCAAAGAAAGCAGATTAGAGCACTATGtaacattccacacatgttttattttaactatgCATGA